In Cytophagia bacterium CHB2, a single window of DNA contains:
- a CDS encoding metal-dependent transcriptional regulator, translating into MNKKKKNFTTQAIEDYLKTIHVLQTVEKKVSTSAIAGRIGVAQASVTGMLKKLDEMKLVEYSPYQGVSLTPAGEKIALEVIRHHRLLELYLAQAMGYSWDQVHDEAEQLEHYISEEFEDKMDQVLGQPTIDPHGSPIPTKDGVLPNVTCFALSQAQTSERVVVRMVSDRDPARLRYLAQVGIFPQTEILVLDKAPFNGPLHLQIQDQTCHLGKELADAILVDYI; encoded by the coding sequence ATGAACAAAAAGAAAAAAAATTTTACGACGCAGGCCATTGAAGATTATCTGAAGACAATTCACGTCCTGCAAACCGTGGAAAAGAAAGTTTCAACCTCTGCCATCGCCGGGCGCATCGGCGTGGCCCAGGCTTCCGTCACCGGCATGCTGAAAAAACTGGACGAAATGAAACTCGTCGAGTATTCGCCTTATCAAGGCGTGTCGCTGACACCCGCCGGAGAAAAAATCGCGCTCGAAGTCATTCGCCATCATCGTTTGCTCGAGTTGTATTTGGCGCAAGCCATGGGCTACAGTTGGGATCAAGTGCATGATGAGGCCGAGCAACTCGAACATTATATTTCCGAGGAATTCGAGGACAAGATGGATCAAGTGCTGGGGCAGCCAACCATCGATCCGCACGGCTCTCCCATTCCCACCAAAGATGGCGTGCTGCCGAATGTCACGTGTTTCGCGCTTTCGCAAGCCCAGACCAGCGAGCGCGTCGTGGTGCGCATGGTTTCCGATCGTGATCCGGCGCGCTTGCGTTACTTGGCACAAGTTGGAATCTTTCCCCAAACCGAAATCTTAGTTCTCGATAAAGCGCCGTTCAATGGGCCGCTGCATCTCCAAATCCAGGATCAAACCTGCCATCTCGGCAAAGAGCTGGCCGACGCGATTTTGGTCGATTATATTTAA
- a CDS encoding ATP-dependent 6-phosphofructokinase, producing the protein MAASGLKRLGILTGGGDCPGLNAVIRAVAKPAMNEYNAAVFGIEDGFEGLVEGRMRQLANADVSGIINLGGTILGTSNKGDPWHYPDESVNGKVEIVDASSRAIKNYKRWGLDALVAIGGDGTMQISKKLTDHGLNVVGVPKTIDNDLSATDVTFGYDSALAVATEAIDRLHTTASSHHRVMVIEVMGRYAGWIALGAGLAGGADIILIPEIPFAWKSVFRKVIDRSVHGKRFSIVCVAEGTKCPDVGEIVKEMDVKRTDAKRLGGVGEFVAEQIALGTELETRVTVLGHLQRGGSPTPYDRILATNFGAKAVALCAAGNFGQMVALRGSEVVSVPIKEAIAKQKLVPHNHAMVLSARAVGTSFGDD; encoded by the coding sequence ATGGCAGCATCTGGTTTGAAACGCCTGGGCATACTCACCGGCGGCGGCGATTGTCCGGGCCTGAACGCCGTCATTCGCGCGGTGGCGAAACCCGCAATGAATGAGTATAACGCGGCCGTGTTCGGCATCGAAGATGGCTTTGAAGGCTTGGTCGAAGGGCGCATGCGCCAGCTTGCCAACGCCGATGTTTCCGGCATAATCAATCTTGGCGGCACGATTCTCGGCACCTCGAATAAAGGCGATCCCTGGCACTATCCCGATGAATCGGTGAATGGCAAGGTCGAAATTGTCGATGCCTCTTCGCGCGCGATCAAAAACTACAAACGTTGGGGCTTGGACGCTTTGGTCGCCATTGGCGGCGACGGCACGATGCAAATCAGCAAAAAATTAACGGATCACGGCCTCAATGTCGTGGGAGTGCCCAAAACGATCGACAATGATCTTTCCGCCACTGACGTTACGTTCGGGTATGATTCGGCATTGGCGGTTGCCACCGAAGCGATTGATCGCTTGCACACGACTGCTTCGTCGCATCATCGCGTGATGGTGATCGAAGTGATGGGCCGTTATGCCGGTTGGATCGCTCTGGGCGCGGGTTTGGCCGGCGGCGCCGATATTATCTTGATTCCCGAGATTCCATTTGCCTGGAAATCTGTATTTCGCAAAGTCATCGACCGCAGCGTTCATGGCAAGCGTTTCAGCATTGTTTGCGTTGCAGAAGGGACCAAATGTCCGGACGTCGGCGAAATCGTCAAGGAAATGGATGTGAAGCGCACGGATGCCAAGCGTCTCGGCGGCGTGGGAGAATTTGTGGCAGAACAAATCGCGTTGGGAACGGAGCTTGAAACGCGCGTCACCGTGTTGGGGCATTTGCAGCGCGGCGGCAGCCCGACTCCATATGATCGTATTCTCGCGACAAATTTTGGCGCGAAAGCGGTTGCGCTTTGCGCCGCAGGAAATTTCGGGCAAATGGTGGCGTTGCGCGGCTCCGAGGTTGTTAGCGTACCGATTAAGGAAGCCATTGCTAAACAGAAGCTGGTGCCGCATAATCATGCCATGGTTTTGTCGGCGCGAGCGGTGGGAACGAGCTTCGGAGATGATTAG
- a CDS encoding long-chain fatty acid--CoA ligase: MKILSSHPLFARAEQHDARRAIVAREGVFTYHDLLVASAAASGVLLRGARDLAETRIAFLVPPGLHYVTTQWGIWRAGGVAVPLAVTHPQPELEYVLQNSGARIAVAHPDFETRLEPLARKHGLRFLSTTDLLEPTAADFPAIDLQRRAMIIYTSGTTNKPKGVVITHRNIVAQMTSLITAWEWSPQDYLLNVLPLHHIHGIINALSCALWAGATCELLPEFHPETTWKRFLQGNTTVFMAVPTIYSKLINTWEAASPPEQKAMSEACARMRLMISGSAALPAHVFKKWRALSGHVLLERYGMTEIGMALSNPLHGERRAGFVGTPLPEVAVRLVDEHGEEVGPGTAGEIQVKGQNVFLEYWDNPAATQQAFRAGWFCTGDIAVIEKGYFRILGRASVDIIKTGGYKVSALEIEEMLRTHPDIVECAVVGIPDAEWGERVGAALVLHPNKQFSLFSLKEWACTRIAVYKIPTVIITVIDLPRNAMGKIIKPEVVRLLQSSEKSSQ, translated from the coding sequence ATGAAAATACTATCCTCTCACCCGCTCTTTGCCCGCGCTGAGCAGCATGACGCGCGCCGGGCCATCGTTGCGCGCGAAGGCGTGTTCACGTATCACGATTTGCTCGTCGCTTCTGCCGCAGCTTCAGGCGTTTTGCTGCGCGGCGCACGTGATCTTGCCGAAACACGCATCGCGTTTCTAGTACCGCCGGGCCTGCATTATGTTACAACGCAATGGGGAATTTGGCGTGCCGGAGGCGTGGCCGTGCCCTTGGCCGTGACGCATCCACAGCCAGAATTGGAATATGTTCTACAAAATTCCGGCGCGCGCATTGCTGTCGCTCACCCCGACTTTGAAACGCGTTTAGAACCCTTGGCCCGCAAGCACGGTTTGCGTTTTCTGAGCACAACAGATTTGCTGGAGCCGACTGCCGCGGATTTTCCGGCAATTGATCTGCAAAGACGTGCGATGATCATTTATACCAGCGGCACGACGAATAAGCCCAAAGGCGTCGTGATAACGCATCGCAATATCGTGGCGCAAATGACCTCGTTGATTACCGCCTGGGAATGGTCCCCGCAAGATTATCTGCTCAATGTTCTGCCGCTGCATCACATTCACGGCATTATCAATGCGCTGAGTTGCGCGTTGTGGGCCGGTGCGACATGCGAGTTGTTGCCGGAATTTCATCCCGAAACAACTTGGAAAAGATTCCTGCAAGGCAATACGACTGTGTTTATGGCCGTACCCACGATTTATAGCAAGCTCATCAACACCTGGGAGGCTGCTTCGCCACCCGAACAAAAAGCCATGTCAGAAGCATGCGCACGAATGCGCTTGATGATTTCCGGATCGGCTGCGTTGCCCGCACATGTATTCAAGAAATGGCGGGCCCTCAGCGGGCATGTTCTGCTCGAGCGCTATGGCATGACGGAGATCGGTATGGCGCTTTCGAACCCTCTACATGGCGAACGCCGGGCGGGATTTGTCGGCACACCATTGCCCGAGGTTGCCGTAAGATTGGTTGACGAACACGGCGAGGAAGTTGGCCCGGGAACTGCCGGAGAAATTCAAGTCAAAGGTCAAAACGTTTTTCTGGAGTATTGGGACAATCCGGCTGCCACACAACAAGCCTTTCGCGCGGGCTGGTTTTGCACAGGCGATATTGCTGTTATTGAAAAGGGTTATTTTCGCATCTTGGGCCGCGCCTCAGTTGACATTATCAAAACCGGCGGATACAAAGTTTCAGCCCTGGAAATCGAAGAAATGCTGCGCACCCACCCCGACATTGTCGAATGCGCTGTTGTTGGAATTCCCGATGCGGAGTGGGGAGAACGCGTTGGCGCGGCGCTTGTCTTGCATCCGAACAAGCAATTTTCACTCTTCTCTTTGAAAGAATGGGCGTGCACCCGAATTGCGGTTTACAAAATTCCAACGGTGATCATCACCGTAATCGATCTGCCGCGTAACGCGATGGGCAAAATTATCAAACCCGAGGTGGTTCGGCTGTTGCAATCATCCGAAAAATCGTCTCAGTGA
- a CDS encoding sulfurtransferase TusA family protein, with protein MKADKTIDCSGLSCPLPIAKTNRAIKDMAVGQILELISTDAGTMLDMQGWAKQTKHELLLAKDEGAYFRFFIKKTN; from the coding sequence ATCAAGGCCGACAAGACAATCGATTGCAGCGGTTTGAGTTGCCCATTACCCATCGCTAAAACGAATCGCGCGATTAAGGATATGGCTGTGGGGCAGATACTCGAATTGATTTCCACCGATGCCGGTACCATGCTCGATATGCAGGGCTGGGCCAAGCAAACCAAACACGAATTGCTGTTGGCAAAGGATGAAGGCGCCTATTTTCGATTTTTCATCAAAAAAACAAATTAG
- a CDS encoding UDP-glucose/GDP-mannose dehydrogenase family protein produces MKVAVVGSGYVGLVAGTCFADSGNEVICVDVDENKINQLRQGDIPIFEPGLEEMVKQNVREERLYFTTDIKYAVEQAQIVFIAVGTPPDEDGSADLKYVLDVASNIGKFMNGYKVIVNKSTVPVGTADKVRDEIRKHTQYDFAVVSNPEFLKEGAAIDDFTRPDRVVIGTADEKAIEIMRTLYAPFVRSGKPIIIMDERSAELTKYAANALLATKISFINEIANLCEAVSADIDMVRKGIGTDSRIGPHFIFPGTGYGGSCFPKDVQALIRTGGDHRTNLAIIKAVEEVNTRQKTVLLDKIKSYFKQGLRGKVFAMWGLAFKPKTDDMREAPAIEMINALNAEGALVRAHDPEALKEAARVFKDRVDRDLFLFDKRYEALEGADALIIMTEWNAFREPDFFLIKESLKSPAIFDGRNLYDPQRMKKIGIDYFSIGRPVR; encoded by the coding sequence GTGAAAGTTGCGGTCGTCGGTTCAGGTTATGTCGGTCTGGTTGCCGGCACTTGTTTTGCCGATTCCGGCAATGAAGTGATTTGCGTTGACGTGGATGAAAACAAGATCAACCAGCTTCGTCAGGGGGACATTCCTATTTTCGAGCCGGGTTTGGAGGAAATGGTTAAGCAAAACGTCCGCGAAGAACGCCTTTATTTTACCACGGACATCAAATACGCGGTCGAACAGGCGCAAATCGTGTTTATCGCCGTGGGTACCCCGCCGGACGAAGACGGCTCCGCCGATTTGAAATACGTGCTCGACGTCGCGAGCAACATCGGCAAATTTATGAACGGCTACAAAGTCATCGTCAACAAAAGCACCGTTCCGGTTGGCACCGCGGATAAAGTCCGGGATGAAATTCGAAAGCATACGCAATACGATTTTGCTGTGGTGTCCAATCCGGAGTTCTTGAAAGAAGGCGCTGCGATCGATGATTTCACCCGCCCCGATCGCGTCGTCATCGGCACCGCGGACGAAAAGGCAATCGAGATCATGCGCACATTGTACGCGCCGTTCGTGCGCTCCGGTAAGCCGATCATCATCATGGATGAACGCAGCGCGGAACTGACCAAATATGCGGCGAATGCTCTGCTGGCCACTAAAATTTCGTTTATTAATGAAATCGCCAATTTGTGTGAAGCGGTCAGCGCTGATATCGACATGGTGCGTAAGGGCATCGGCACGGATTCGCGCATCGGGCCGCATTTTATCTTTCCAGGCACGGGTTACGGCGGATCGTGCTTTCCGAAGGATGTGCAGGCGTTGATTCGAACCGGCGGCGATCACCGCACGAATCTTGCGATTATCAAAGCTGTGGAAGAGGTGAATACGCGGCAAAAAACAGTTTTGCTCGACAAGATCAAATCATATTTTAAGCAAGGCCTGCGCGGGAAAGTCTTTGCCATGTGGGGACTTGCTTTTAAACCGAAAACGGATGATATGCGCGAGGCGCCGGCGATCGAAATGATCAATGCGTTGAATGCTGAAGGCGCTTTGGTCCGAGCGCACGATCCTGAAGCGCTGAAAGAAGCGGCGAGAGTTTTTAAAGACCGTGTCGATCGCGATTTATTTCTTTTTGACAAACGCTATGAAGCGCTGGAAGGCGCTGATGCGCTGATCATCATGACGGAGTGGAATGCGTTCCGCGAGCCGGATTTTTTTCTGATCAAAGAATCCTTGAAATCGCCCGCGATTTTTGATGGTAGAAATCTCTACGATCCGCAGCGCATGAAAAAAATCGGGATTGATTATTTTTCGATTGGCCGTCCGGTGCGGTAA
- a CDS encoding TonB-dependent receptor: protein MFKRAGSCATFAVFLWASFVRGQQSEAIRGNVVDAVTKQPIAGATVLLMSSRQGVVTNEAGKFKLSATQPNDSLLIRFIGYRSERLALAEINRNHRIQLTPTSLLFHEVTVTAKRNAAVAADSPAPVELVTTDTPRLLTTHNVGETLTHMQSLLVKDYGGLSGIKTVSLRGASEGQVLVLQDGFRINNPQGGWVDLNLLPTLGVESVEVLRSGASAQYGSEAVGGIVHVRTLSPAAHFSPQAEYTVGNYGTGAARIKLSQRVGKISGVLAYGRLRTEGDYPTGLAAQPRLQNNHLNKQDFYARGDFAISERIGLSAFHQIVDSDREVAGSLSFPTSAAEQQDNNRMSAVRFTAQTGELFNFNVQGNLQHLEQDYTNPDPFFPSASRHTVDARELLLHNRSRLGVWDFLYGAEIAHFEVKSTDLENPQRDQRSAFVQAEWRWHRVRNNALMSLAITPALRYDHFSDSGNRTSPKISLVWKWERDFTLSWHASAGKSFRVPSMNDLFWPSSPYTAGNPNLRPEVGTQFDGGVLVQSANRAGNWQLALDVFHTQLENLISWIPDENFRFSPQNIARAKIAGLEPALTWRSLRDRVNVRLAYTKMRAIDDGDDAATQGKRLLYRPDHKFDATFSAQIFGGTWGATYQLVSRRFVRQDNSFSLPGYRLLDLFGSYRFDFTGGYQIYLAGAIRNLADKRIQVIEGYPIPGREFRMTLGVGR, encoded by the coding sequence ATGTTCAAACGCGCTGGCAGTTGTGCAACGTTCGCGGTATTTCTGTGGGCTTCGTTTGTGCGCGGGCAACAAAGCGAAGCGATTCGCGGAAATGTCGTGGATGCCGTGACGAAGCAACCGATCGCGGGGGCAACGGTTTTGTTAATGTCTTCACGGCAAGGCGTGGTAACCAACGAGGCTGGAAAATTCAAGCTATCCGCAACGCAGCCGAATGACTCGCTGCTCATTCGATTTATCGGGTATCGATCCGAGCGTTTGGCGCTTGCTGAAATCAATAGGAATCACCGCATCCAACTCACCCCCACCAGCCTGCTTTTTCACGAAGTGACGGTAACGGCGAAACGTAATGCCGCAGTTGCCGCCGATAGCCCGGCGCCGGTTGAACTGGTCACGACGGACACGCCGCGTTTGCTCACCACTCACAACGTGGGCGAAACATTGACGCATATGCAATCGCTGCTCGTCAAAGATTATGGCGGGTTGAGCGGCATCAAAACGGTGTCGTTGCGCGGCGCCTCGGAAGGTCAGGTGTTGGTGTTGCAAGACGGTTTCCGCATCAATAATCCGCAAGGCGGCTGGGTCGATCTCAATCTGCTGCCGACGCTCGGGGTGGAAAGTGTCGAAGTATTGCGCAGCGGGGCTTCGGCGCAATACGGCAGTGAAGCGGTGGGCGGCATCGTGCATGTGCGCACGCTCTCACCCGCCGCGCACTTTTCGCCGCAAGCAGAGTATACTGTTGGCAATTACGGCACGGGCGCAGCCCGGATCAAGCTGAGTCAGCGTGTGGGAAAAATTTCCGGTGTGCTGGCTTATGGCCGTTTGCGCACGGAGGGCGACTATCCCACCGGACTGGCGGCGCAACCGCGCCTGCAAAACAATCATCTCAACAAGCAGGATTTCTATGCGCGCGGGGATTTCGCGATTTCCGAACGCATTGGACTGAGCGCCTTTCATCAAATCGTTGACAGTGATCGCGAAGTGGCGGGATCGCTGAGTTTTCCAACGAGCGCTGCCGAGCAGCAGGATAATAATCGTATGAGTGCGGTGCGCTTCACCGCGCAAACGGGTGAACTTTTTAATTTTAATGTGCAGGGCAACCTGCAGCATCTCGAGCAGGACTATACCAACCCGGATCCATTTTTTCCCAGCGCCAGCCGCCATACAGTGGATGCACGCGAGTTACTCCTGCACAATCGCAGCCGCCTGGGGGTCTGGGATTTTCTTTACGGCGCGGAGATCGCGCATTTTGAAGTTAAGAGCACGGATCTCGAGAATCCGCAGCGCGATCAGCGCAGCGCGTTTGTACAAGCGGAATGGCGCTGGCATCGCGTGCGCAACAACGCATTGATGAGCCTGGCTATAACCCCGGCGTTGCGCTACGATCATTTCAGCGATTCCGGCAATCGAACGAGTCCCAAAATCAGCTTGGTATGGAAATGGGAGAGAGATTTCACGCTCTCCTGGCATGCCAGCGCCGGAAAAAGTTTTCGCGTACCTTCGATGAATGATCTTTTCTGGCCGAGCAGTCCATACACGGCGGGCAACCCCAATTTGCGGCCGGAAGTCGGCACCCAGTTTGATGGAGGCGTGTTGGTGCAAAGCGCAAATCGCGCGGGAAATTGGCAATTGGCATTGGATGTGTTCCATACGCAGTTGGAAAACCTCATTAGTTGGATTCCGGATGAAAATTTCCGTTTTTCGCCGCAAAATATTGCGCGCGCCAAAATCGCCGGCTTGGAACCGGCATTGACGTGGCGTTCGTTGCGCGATCGGGTTAATGTTCGTCTGGCTTACACCAAAATGCGTGCAATCGACGACGGCGATGATGCAGCGACACAAGGCAAGCGATTGCTGTATCGTCCCGATCACAAATTTGACGCCACTTTTTCTGCACAGATTTTTGGTGGAACGTGGGGTGCGACATATCAGCTCGTAAGCCGGCGTTTCGTACGGCAAGACAATTCGTTTTCATTGCCGGGCTATCGTTTGCTTGATTTGTTTGGCTCGTACAGGTTTGATTTTACAGGAGGCTATCAAATCTATCTGGCTGGTGCAATTCGAAATCTGGCTGATAAACGCATACAGGTGATCGAAGGTTATCCTATACCTGGCCGCGAATTTCGCATGACACTCGGCGTAGGGCGATGA